Proteins co-encoded in one Dreissena polymorpha isolate Duluth1 chromosome 12, UMN_Dpol_1.0, whole genome shotgun sequence genomic window:
- the LOC127852678 gene encoding leukocyte elastase inhibitor-like, which yields MEDYIKAVVKHFASDVKNVDFISNPEGSRQEINKWVEEVTNEKIKNLLPSGSINALTRMVVANAIYFKGNWATQFVQKSTTKTDFHTLDGKSLKTDMMTREMKKVRYGENTALDCKVLHLPYIGDEMAMVVLLPNTVTGLLEMEKKMNVQNMNQCIEKVSSPTVKVSVPKFKLESSFQLSDTLSALGMPDVYDQNKADLSGMGKDLFVSKVFHKAFVDVNEEGTEAAAATAATIKTLSMPAPPRTFTADHPFMFMIWHYKLKAPLFVGRFTGQETETSQTRDEL from the coding sequence ATGGAAGATTATATTAAAGCTGTAGTCAAACATTTTGCCTCAGATGTCAAAAATGTTGACTTCATATCCAACCCAGAGGGAAGTAGACAAGAAATAAACAAATGGGTAGAAGAAGTCACAAACGAAAAGATCAAAAACCTTCTGCCTAGCGGATCTATTAATGCACTCACAAGAATGGTAGTTGCAAATGCCATCTATTTCAAAGGAAACTGGGCGACACAGTTTGTGCAAAAGAGTACAACAAAAACTGATTTTCATACATTGGACGGAAAATCTTTGAAGACAGACATGATGACACGAGAAATGAAGAAAGTGCGATATGGCGAAAATACAGCTTTGGATTGTAAGGTTTTACATCTGCCTTACATTGGGGATGAAATGGCTATGGTAGTTCTACTTCCAAACACCGTCACTGGATTGCTGGAAATGGAGAAAAAGATGAACGTCCAAAATATGAACCAATGTATCGAAAAAGTTTCCTCACCAACTGTTAAAGTTTCTGTTCCGAAATTCAAGCTTGAGAGTTCATTCCAGCTTTCTGATACATTATCGGCTCTCGGAATGCCTGACGTGTACGATCAAAATAAAGCTGACCTCTCTGGAATGGGAAAGGATTTGTTCGTTTCTAAGGTGTTCCACAAGGCGTTTGTGGATGTAAACGAAGAAGGTACAGAGGCTGCAGCTGCGACTGCTGCAACAATTAAGACTCTAAGCATGCCAGCTCCTCCACGGACGTTTACGGCTGATCACCCGTTCATGTTTATGATTTGGCACTACAAGCTGAAGGCGCCACTGTTTGTTGGTCGATTTACTGGACAAGAAACGGAAACTTCTCAGACACGAGACGAACTCTAG